Proteins encoded within one genomic window of Microbacterium soli:
- a CDS encoding SDR family NAD(P)-dependent oxidoreductase: MNRRTVIVTGAGSLRGIGRVISADLARAGYEIAIYDRDEQGARSCAEHLSSAYGVKVTAQAVDVSDEHQVADAVAATEKAHGGVYGLVNNAGISAPTPVEEISVTEWERIFAVNVRGVFLMSQAVLPIMRAKRAGRIVNMSSVSAQRGGGIFGASHYSAAKAAVLGFTKAVAREVGKDGVRVNAVAPSMVDTDIDGGLLTPERKAQLAEDTLLGRLATPSDVSAAVMFLMSPESDYITGATIDVNGGGHLH, from the coding sequence GTGAATCGACGGACGGTGATTGTCACCGGGGCAGGATCTCTGCGCGGCATCGGACGGGTGATCTCTGCTGATCTGGCACGAGCGGGCTACGAGATCGCCATCTACGATCGGGACGAACAGGGCGCGCGTTCGTGCGCGGAGCACCTCAGTTCAGCCTACGGGGTCAAAGTCACGGCACAGGCGGTGGACGTGAGCGACGAGCACCAGGTCGCCGACGCCGTCGCTGCCACGGAGAAGGCGCATGGGGGCGTATACGGTCTGGTCAACAACGCGGGTATCTCCGCGCCGACTCCGGTCGAGGAGATCTCCGTCACGGAGTGGGAACGCATCTTCGCAGTGAACGTGCGAGGGGTGTTCTTGATGTCGCAGGCCGTCCTGCCCATCATGCGCGCAAAGCGGGCGGGTCGAATCGTGAACATGTCCTCGGTGTCCGCCCAACGCGGTGGTGGGATCTTCGGGGCCTCGCACTATTCGGCTGCCAAGGCGGCCGTACTCGGGTTCACGAAGGCAGTCGCCCGGGAGGTGGGAAAGGATGGAGTTCGTGTGAACGCGGTCGCCCCGAGCATGGTCGACACCGATATCGACGGTGGCTTGTTGACGCCGGAGCGTAAGGCGCAACTCGCAGAGGACACTCTTCTCGGACGCCTCGCCACGCCCAGCGATGTCTCAGCTGCCGTGATGTTCCTGATGAGTCCGGAGTCGGACTACATCACGGGCGCGACGATTGATGTTAACGGCGGGGGGCACCTCCATTAA
- a CDS encoding four-carbon acid sugar kinase family protein, whose protein sequence is MLTAGGTSIKEHRTVVFDDDPTGTQSARGVRVLMSWTAASLATALREHRTVYLQTNARALERDRAVALLRETKQALAAVSARESFEIQIVLRGDSTLRGHIFAEIDALDEPEKPILLVPAFPAGGRITRGSMHYARQEDEWIPVAETEYARDPVFPVPTSHLADLVRNANRIVAATCSAHELRASGGDVVREALTNSPGGSFVIPDIETDDDLRLVQRAFDAARVEGRQSIVRCAAPLAAMIGGVYASELLHPSDVEFSGPTLIVCGSHTELADRQMAAISARLGLAARVVPVHAALADDERERRNIVTAVRADLRERGIALLITERGRKETHNTLRHGELVMSFLTSIVSRVASHAASIVTKGGITASEVIRVGLGAAEATVEGQVIPGVSVWRVETSSRAWMTTIVPGNVGETDTVATILRSLGVR, encoded by the coding sequence ATGTTAACGGCGGGGGGCACCTCCATTAAAGAGCACAGAACAGTCGTCTTCGACGACGATCCGACCGGAACTCAGTCTGCGCGTGGTGTCCGAGTTCTGATGAGCTGGACGGCCGCGTCTCTGGCGACGGCGCTCAGGGAACACCGCACGGTCTATCTCCAGACCAATGCGCGTGCGCTGGAGCGCGACCGGGCGGTGGCGCTCCTCCGTGAGACGAAGCAGGCGCTTGCGGCGGTGTCGGCCCGCGAGAGCTTCGAAATACAGATCGTGTTGCGAGGAGACTCGACTCTGCGCGGCCATATTTTCGCTGAGATCGACGCCCTCGACGAGCCGGAGAAGCCCATCCTGCTGGTGCCCGCGTTCCCTGCGGGAGGGCGTATCACGCGCGGGTCCATGCACTATGCGCGCCAGGAGGATGAGTGGATCCCTGTGGCGGAGACGGAGTACGCGCGGGACCCCGTGTTTCCCGTCCCGACTTCGCATCTGGCGGACCTCGTGCGCAACGCGAACCGTATTGTCGCCGCCACCTGCTCCGCGCATGAGTTGCGCGCGAGTGGAGGAGACGTGGTGCGTGAAGCACTGACGAACTCTCCAGGGGGGTCGTTCGTCATTCCCGACATCGAGACGGATGACGATCTCCGGCTCGTCCAGCGCGCGTTCGACGCAGCGAGAGTCGAGGGGCGCCAGAGCATCGTCAGATGCGCAGCACCCCTGGCGGCCATGATCGGCGGCGTGTATGCGTCTGAGCTTCTCCACCCGAGTGACGTGGAGTTCTCGGGCCCTACTCTGATCGTCTGCGGATCCCATACGGAGTTGGCCGACCGACAGATGGCGGCGATCAGTGCCCGGCTTGGACTCGCTGCGCGTGTCGTGCCCGTTCACGCCGCCCTCGCCGATGACGAGCGCGAGCGCCGGAACATCGTGACCGCGGTCCGTGCTGACCTTCGGGAGCGCGGCATTGCGCTGCTCATCACCGAGCGCGGCCGCAAGGAAACTCATAACACTCTGCGACACGGTGAGTTGGTCATGTCGTTTCTGACGAGCATCGTGTCTCGTGTGGCATCGCATGCCGCCAGTATCGTCACGAAGGGTGGTATAACTGCCTCTGAGGTCATTCGTGTCGGGCTGGGAGCAGCCGAAGCCACTGTCGAGGGACAGGTGATTCCTGGCGTGTCCGTATGGCGTGTCGAGACGTCGAGCCGAGCGTGGATGACGACCATCGTGCCCGGGAACGTGGGAGAGACGGACACTGTCGCGACCATTCTCCGGTCGCTCGGGGTGCGGTGA
- the hisD gene encoding histidinol dehydrogenase yields the protein MVQYLKSSNADGAGTGVNATVTETVTQILDDVRARGDAAVREYSERFDKWAPDDFLLAPQQIDDIIATVPQQVIDDIKAVQARVRDFAERQLASLSDFEAEVEPGVFLGQKNIPVSSVGAYVPGGRYPLLASAHMTVLTAKVAGVPRVTACTPPIRGEIPAATVAALHLAGADEIRLLGGTQAIAAMALGTESIGRVDMLAGPGNAFVAEAKRQLFGSVGIDLFAGPTEVLIVADEQADPFIVAVDLLSQAEHGPDSPAVLITDSVVLGQKVLGHIDEILPGMPTKDFAEVSWREHGQVIVVDDIDEAYALADEFAFEHVQILTAEPRRALETMSNYGALFLGEGTCVSYGDKVIGTNHTLPTRKAAHYTGGLWVGKFIKTVTYQEVTSTSASAALGELLGRAARVEMFEGHARSGDVRVAKYAGRSFDWMGVRDGEAS from the coding sequence ATGGTCCAGTATCTGAAGTCCAGCAATGCCGACGGCGCAGGCACCGGCGTCAACGCCACGGTCACCGAGACCGTCACGCAGATCCTCGACGATGTGCGCGCGCGTGGCGACGCCGCCGTGCGCGAATACTCCGAGCGCTTCGACAAGTGGGCGCCGGATGACTTCCTCCTCGCCCCTCAACAGATCGACGACATCATCGCGACGGTCCCGCAGCAAGTCATTGACGACATCAAGGCCGTGCAAGCACGGGTGCGCGACTTCGCCGAGCGTCAGCTCGCCTCGCTCAGCGACTTTGAAGCCGAGGTCGAACCCGGTGTCTTCCTTGGCCAGAAGAACATCCCGGTCTCATCCGTCGGCGCTTACGTGCCAGGAGGCCGCTACCCGCTCCTCGCCTCGGCGCACATGACCGTGCTCACCGCCAAGGTCGCAGGCGTGCCTCGCGTCACTGCCTGCACCCCGCCGATCCGCGGCGAGATCCCCGCGGCGACCGTCGCCGCGCTGCACCTCGCCGGCGCTGATGAGATCCGACTTCTTGGAGGCACCCAGGCGATCGCCGCGATGGCGCTCGGTACCGAGAGCATCGGCCGGGTCGATATGCTCGCCGGTCCGGGTAATGCCTTCGTCGCCGAGGCCAAGCGCCAGCTGTTCGGATCCGTCGGCATCGACCTGTTCGCCGGTCCGACCGAGGTACTGATCGTCGCCGACGAGCAGGCTGACCCGTTCATCGTGGCAGTCGACCTGCTCAGCCAGGCCGAGCACGGTCCTGATTCCCCCGCGGTACTGATCACCGACTCGGTCGTTCTCGGACAGAAGGTGCTCGGCCACATCGACGAGATCCTCCCCGGAATGCCCACGAAGGACTTCGCCGAGGTCTCGTGGCGCGAGCACGGACAGGTCATTGTGGTTGACGACATCGACGAGGCCTACGCTCTCGCCGACGAGTTCGCGTTCGAGCACGTGCAGATCCTCACTGCCGAGCCTCGTCGGGCCCTAGAGACCATGAGCAACTACGGTGCGCTTTTCCTCGGTGAAGGCACCTGCGTGTCATACGGCGACAAGGTCATCGGTACCAACCACACCCTCCCCACTCGCAAGGCCGCGCACTACACCGGCGGACTCTGGGTCGGGAAGTTCATCAAGACGGTGACCTACCAGGAGGTCACTTCGACCTCGGCCAGCGCCGCGCTCGGCGAGTTGCTCGGCCGCGCTGCACGCGTCGAGATGTTTGAGGGCCACGCCCGTTCAGGCGACGTCCGGGTCGCCAAGTACGCGGGGCGGTCATTCGACTGGATGGGCGTGCGCGATGGCGAGGCTTCCTGA
- a CDS encoding ABC transporter ATP-binding protein gives MNKITIDRLVKRFGDVTALEDTSFTVAPAEVVCLLGPSGCGKSTVLNILAGFIDKTSGSVLVDGEEVRDIGPSRSVVFQSAALFPWMTVWDNATVGPRTRRLPYRERAEELLAAVGLSGFEKRYPYELSGGMQQRVSIARALLNEPDVLLMDEPFGALDSQTRLAMQELLMEISAKFRPTVIFVTHDVDEALYLGDRILLMSPRPGRVAREITVTTAKPRGYGFFTADEFTGLKQEILEFAHNGWGVHDD, from the coding sequence ATGAACAAGATCACGATCGACCGATTGGTCAAGCGTTTCGGTGATGTGACGGCACTGGAAGACACCAGTTTCACCGTCGCGCCTGCAGAAGTCGTCTGTCTGCTCGGTCCGAGCGGATGCGGCAAGAGCACGGTGCTCAACATCCTCGCCGGATTCATCGACAAGACCTCTGGCTCGGTGCTCGTCGATGGGGAGGAGGTGCGAGACATCGGTCCGTCCCGAAGCGTCGTCTTCCAGAGCGCCGCGTTGTTCCCGTGGATGACGGTGTGGGACAACGCGACAGTGGGCCCGCGGACACGCCGTCTTCCCTATCGTGAACGCGCAGAAGAACTTCTCGCGGCGGTCGGGCTCTCCGGTTTCGAGAAGCGTTATCCCTATGAGCTGTCGGGAGGCATGCAGCAGCGTGTGTCGATCGCTCGAGCGCTGCTGAACGAGCCGGATGTCCTTCTCATGGACGAACCTTTCGGAGCCCTTGACTCGCAGACGAGGCTGGCGATGCAGGAGCTCCTGATGGAGATCTCAGCCAAGTTCCGCCCAACCGTCATCTTCGTCACACACGATGTGGACGAAGCTCTCTATCTGGGAGATCGGATCCTCCTGATGTCTCCGCGACCGGGGAGGGTCGCTCGGGAGATCACGGTGACCACGGCCAAACCACGCGGCTATGGGTTCTTCACGGCGGACGAGTTCACCGGTCTCAAGCAGGAGATTCTTGAGTTTGCACATAACGGATGGGGAGTTCACGATGACTGA
- a CDS encoding amidase produces the protein MILDLGVSATAHAVASGRLSAEDVVAAYTAQREATSDIGAWVDVFAEPLTVPTGPVTAQTPDAEEPRGAHDLPLRGVTVALKDNMAVAGRTYAAGTSVRVSDVATSDADAVSALRTAGATILGMTNMHELALGPWADNPHFGRTHNPWNRECSPGGSSGGSAAAVAARQALAALGTDTGGSVRLPAAMCGVVGLRPTYGAVSTRGVLPAAWSADTVGPFTRTVADNREIFSAIASPSRSTAVRSDAPWRVAVLSGPAFERLEPAVREHFSRAIEQLRRRGHAVREFRPRFMEHAVAAWRTTSAVEAATAFGGLGASERADLGDDVRAQLEAGAQIAATSYVDAQRMRTLIRGEYEELLGQVDLVLTPTVAFTAPKVGADSYTDDRGRTHSLAMEITRFVAPASCAGLPSLSVPVGLDDDGLPTAVLLTGAANSEQLLYQCAEEIEEMQCGRLRRGPVACVPGQ, from the coding sequence ATGATCCTTGACCTTGGTGTTTCCGCGACCGCGCATGCCGTGGCGTCGGGGCGGCTCTCTGCGGAAGATGTCGTGGCCGCGTACACTGCTCAGCGCGAGGCGACTTCCGATATAGGGGCCTGGGTGGATGTTTTCGCGGAGCCTCTCACGGTGCCGACAGGTCCGGTGACCGCGCAGACTCCAGATGCTGAAGAACCGCGAGGTGCACATGATCTCCCGCTCCGGGGAGTGACCGTCGCACTCAAGGACAACATGGCAGTGGCGGGCCGAACGTACGCGGCTGGTACGAGCGTGCGCGTGAGCGATGTCGCGACGAGCGACGCGGACGCTGTGAGCGCACTGCGGACGGCAGGTGCGACGATCCTGGGCATGACCAACATGCACGAGCTCGCGCTCGGCCCCTGGGCGGACAATCCGCACTTCGGCCGTACACACAACCCCTGGAATCGAGAATGCAGTCCGGGCGGCTCGAGCGGTGGTTCCGCGGCCGCGGTGGCGGCGCGACAGGCATTGGCTGCGCTCGGTACGGATACGGGCGGCTCAGTGCGGCTCCCTGCTGCGATGTGCGGGGTGGTGGGTCTCAGACCCACCTACGGAGCAGTCTCCACTCGAGGCGTTCTTCCTGCGGCATGGAGCGCCGACACCGTCGGGCCGTTCACACGCACGGTTGCAGACAACCGGGAGATCTTCTCCGCGATCGCATCCCCGTCGCGCAGCACGGCGGTGCGATCGGACGCTCCGTGGCGGGTGGCGGTACTGTCGGGACCGGCGTTCGAGCGGCTGGAGCCGGCGGTCCGTGAGCACTTTTCACGTGCCATCGAGCAACTGCGGCGCCGTGGTCATGCTGTCCGAGAGTTTCGTCCGCGGTTCATGGAGCACGCGGTCGCAGCCTGGCGGACCACTTCAGCGGTCGAGGCGGCAACGGCATTCGGCGGTCTCGGAGCCTCGGAGCGAGCTGACCTCGGTGACGATGTTCGTGCGCAGCTGGAGGCCGGTGCGCAGATCGCGGCGACGAGTTACGTCGACGCTCAGCGGATGCGAACCCTGATCAGAGGTGAATACGAAGAGTTGCTCGGACAGGTGGATCTGGTGTTGACGCCCACCGTCGCCTTCACCGCGCCAAAGGTCGGCGCCGACAGTTACACGGATGACCGAGGGCGGACTCACTCCCTCGCCATGGAGATAACACGATTCGTCGCGCCTGCGAGTTGCGCCGGCCTCCCGTCGTTGAGCGTTCCTGTGGGACTCGACGACGATGGCTTGCCGACTGCTGTGCTTCTCACCGGTGCCGCCAACTCGGAGCAGCTGCTCTATCAATGTGCGGAGGAGATCGAAGAGATGCAGTGCGGTCGGTTGAGACGGGGTCCCGTGGCTTGTGTACCGGGGCAATGA
- a CDS encoding LacI family DNA-binding transcriptional regulator, producing MARAATSIDVARRAGVSQPTVSRALRDLPNITAATKERVLRAARELDYVPREAGRSLSTPTTRRIAVVSDALTNPYYAELVEPLRQELARIGHRAVLVADSSDDVLTADALSDGSYDGILVTTAARDSRLAADLRSRGIPHVFVNRTVDDHNSHTCGFAEDEGTRLIAELLTDAGHEHIVFLAGHPRFSTAHERETGLRTALRERSVRLSDRDVHHIDYTVDAGYAATVRILRGPQPPTAIVCGNDIVAIGALNAARDLGWNVPEDITVVAFDDIPAAGWSVISLTTVHCDLPTLARVSVQTLKKAIDGEEQPMHHRLGVQLVHRTSHGAPRGTCSPMAR from the coding sequence ATGGCCAGAGCCGCCACCAGCATCGATGTCGCCCGCCGGGCGGGCGTCTCGCAGCCGACCGTGTCCCGTGCGCTCCGCGACCTGCCGAACATCACGGCTGCGACGAAGGAGCGCGTGCTGCGCGCCGCGCGCGAACTCGACTACGTGCCGCGTGAGGCTGGCCGCTCGCTCTCGACTCCCACCACCCGGCGTATCGCCGTGGTGTCCGACGCGCTGACGAATCCCTACTATGCCGAGCTCGTCGAACCGCTGAGACAGGAACTCGCGCGCATCGGCCACCGCGCCGTTCTGGTGGCCGACTCCTCCGATGACGTCCTCACCGCCGACGCGCTCAGCGACGGCTCCTACGACGGCATCCTCGTCACCACCGCGGCACGCGACTCACGACTTGCCGCCGATCTGCGCTCGCGCGGGATCCCGCATGTCTTCGTCAACCGCACCGTCGATGATCACAACAGTCACACGTGCGGCTTCGCCGAAGACGAAGGCACCCGACTCATCGCCGAACTGCTGACCGATGCCGGACACGAGCACATCGTCTTCCTCGCCGGCCATCCGCGGTTCTCCACAGCGCACGAGCGCGAAACGGGGTTGCGCACGGCGCTTCGCGAGCGCTCCGTACGGCTCTCCGACCGCGATGTCCACCATATCGACTACACGGTCGATGCTGGCTATGCGGCAACCGTCAGGATCCTGCGCGGCCCGCAGCCGCCGACGGCCATCGTCTGCGGAAACGACATCGTCGCGATCGGCGCCCTCAACGCGGCCAGGGATCTCGGTTGGAACGTTCCGGAGGACATCACCGTCGTCGCTTTTGACGACATCCCCGCGGCCGGCTGGTCGGTCATCTCGCTGACGACCGTGCACTGCGATCTGCCGACGCTCGCGCGCGTGAGCGTGCAGACGCTCAAGAAGGCGATCGACGGAGAAGAGCAGCCGATGCACCATCGCCTTGGCGTTCAGCTCGTACACCGCACGAGTCACGGCGCTCCGCGCGGGACCTGCTCCCCGATGGCTCGCTGA
- a CDS encoding SDR family oxidoreductase: MARLPDAITGRTALVTGAGNGLGRSISIALAEAGCRVILVGRIRKKLETVAAECRGESRIATCDVASPASVDALREELADEEISILVNNAGVSGPVADLVDVTPEDWDDVFATNVRGTYLMCRALLPAMIERGTGDVINLASVSGKRPLARRTPYAASKMAVIGLTATLAWEVGPLGVSVNSLSPGPVDGERMTRNFTRDAMVTGTTYDQAKDAFVSRAALHRMVTEQEVGRAVIGMLGMQGLCGADIDLSAGMIAR, encoded by the coding sequence ATGGCGAGGCTTCCTGACGCGATCACCGGGCGCACCGCGCTGGTGACCGGGGCCGGTAACGGTCTCGGCCGCTCGATCAGCATCGCGCTCGCAGAGGCTGGCTGCCGGGTGATCCTCGTCGGCCGCATACGCAAGAAGCTCGAGACCGTCGCCGCCGAGTGCCGCGGCGAGAGTCGCATCGCTACGTGCGATGTGGCATCGCCCGCTTCGGTCGACGCACTACGCGAGGAACTGGCGGACGAAGAGATCTCGATCCTCGTCAACAATGCCGGCGTCAGTGGTCCCGTGGCCGATCTCGTCGACGTCACGCCCGAGGACTGGGATGATGTCTTCGCCACCAACGTTCGGGGCACATACCTCATGTGCCGCGCATTGCTCCCCGCAATGATCGAACGCGGCACCGGAGACGTGATCAACCTCGCCTCGGTCAGCGGCAAGCGACCCCTTGCCCGTCGCACGCCGTACGCGGCCTCGAAGATGGCGGTGATCGGTCTCACGGCGACGCTCGCCTGGGAGGTCGGTCCGCTCGGTGTGTCGGTGAACTCGCTCTCGCCGGGCCCGGTCGACGGAGAGCGCATGACCCGGAACTTCACCCGTGATGCGATGGTGACCGGCACCACGTATGACCAAGCCAAGGATGCGTTCGTCTCGCGAGCGGCTTTGCACAGGATGGTGACCGAGCAAGAAGTCGGCCGCGCGGTGATCGGGATGCTCGGAATGCAGGGCCTCTGTGGAGCGGACATCGACCTCTCGGCGGGGATGATCGCTCGGTAG
- a CDS encoding arylsulfatase, producing MTDLNKPNVLFVVLDDLGFADLHCYGSEIRTPNIDSLADGGLRLQNFNVTAMCSPTRASLLTGRDCHEVGMGIIAEWATEHPGYQGRISRSSGLVSEILRHEGYRTMAVGKWHLMPQSDVTPVGPFDDWPLGRGFDRWFGFHGAIADEWNPELFADNHAVEEPAGGHLTEVLADRAIRMLSDHVTAGVETPFFMYLATGAVHWPHQAPQEYVDRYRGRYDCGWDEIRRQRFERQLELGIVPEGTDLPEANPGVASWDSLSDEEKRVYARMQEVYAAYVEHTDAQLGRVFDHLKAVGLMESTIVVVLSDNGASPEGGPQGAFNGRKHLVYEPEEFGVKTRNFEALGTASSYGHYPHGWAQASNTPLKWYKKDVHGGGVRAPFILHAPGLIPDSENGSVRSQYHHVSDVVPTVLELAGIEAPTNLAGIEQTPISGVSMAYCLTDPDAPERKSAQYYEMLGDRALWKEGWKAVTRHTRGDDFSADVWELYDLANDFSETHDLSGEHEALLRTMQADWLDIAEQKSVLPLDDREYERQAASIALRVRPHTRLFSTGTRLDRYHVPDVSGRRYSIGVEFADVRPDHAAPLLTIGSRFGGLALSVGPDGVLFEYLYDHEHIWELHGSLSRSDSHTLTLSHEPVGEGRGGFELTLDGAVVGVLDSVPLWPVAGLAGGMYCGRSGGSVPSTVIAPHAVFDAPGFEASISILDLEPGDAGSELRGSLAEQ from the coding sequence ATGACTGACCTCAACAAGCCCAACGTCCTGTTCGTCGTCCTCGACGACCTGGGGTTCGCGGATCTGCACTGTTATGGATCTGAGATCCGGACACCGAACATCGACTCGTTGGCGGACGGCGGGCTGCGACTGCAGAATTTCAACGTGACGGCGATGTGTTCTCCGACGCGGGCCTCGTTGCTCACCGGCCGTGACTGCCATGAGGTCGGAATGGGCATCATTGCCGAGTGGGCGACGGAGCATCCCGGTTACCAAGGCAGGATCTCGCGCTCATCGGGACTCGTCTCGGAGATTCTTCGTCACGAGGGCTATCGGACGATGGCCGTCGGCAAGTGGCACTTGATGCCGCAGTCGGATGTGACACCAGTTGGACCTTTCGATGACTGGCCACTGGGACGTGGGTTCGATCGCTGGTTCGGGTTCCACGGCGCGATCGCCGATGAGTGGAACCCGGAGCTGTTCGCGGATAACCACGCCGTGGAAGAACCCGCTGGCGGGCATCTGACGGAAGTTCTCGCTGATCGGGCGATTCGTATGCTCAGCGACCACGTGACCGCTGGGGTGGAGACTCCCTTCTTCATGTATCTCGCAACGGGAGCGGTTCACTGGCCGCATCAGGCACCCCAGGAGTACGTGGATCGCTATCGCGGCAGATACGACTGCGGTTGGGACGAGATCCGCAGACAGCGTTTCGAACGACAACTTGAACTGGGTATCGTCCCGGAGGGCACGGACCTTCCCGAGGCCAACCCTGGGGTTGCGAGTTGGGATTCTCTGTCCGATGAGGAGAAGCGCGTTTACGCGCGCATGCAGGAGGTCTATGCGGCGTACGTCGAGCACACGGATGCGCAACTCGGGCGTGTGTTCGATCACTTGAAGGCGGTCGGGTTGATGGAGTCGACCATCGTCGTCGTACTGTCTGACAACGGCGCGTCGCCCGAAGGCGGGCCGCAGGGTGCTTTCAATGGGAGGAAGCATCTCGTGTACGAGCCGGAAGAGTTCGGCGTCAAGACCCGGAACTTCGAGGCTCTGGGCACGGCGTCGAGCTACGGCCACTATCCGCATGGCTGGGCTCAAGCCAGTAACACACCGCTGAAGTGGTACAAGAAGGATGTCCACGGTGGCGGGGTGAGAGCACCGTTCATTCTGCACGCACCGGGTCTGATTCCCGACTCGGAGAACGGTTCTGTGAGGAGCCAATATCATCACGTGAGTGACGTCGTCCCGACAGTCTTGGAACTGGCCGGAATCGAGGCTCCCACGAATCTCGCAGGCATTGAGCAGACCCCGATCTCGGGGGTAAGCATGGCGTACTGCTTGACGGACCCGGACGCGCCGGAGAGAAAATCCGCGCAGTATTACGAGATGCTGGGTGACCGTGCGCTGTGGAAGGAGGGCTGGAAAGCCGTGACTCGCCACACCCGTGGTGACGACTTCAGCGCAGATGTCTGGGAACTCTATGACCTCGCGAACGACTTCTCGGAGACGCACGATCTCAGCGGAGAACACGAGGCGCTTCTTCGCACGATGCAGGCGGACTGGCTGGATATCGCAGAGCAGAAGTCGGTATTGCCGCTTGATGACCGCGAGTATGAGCGGCAAGCCGCGTCGATCGCTTTACGCGTGCGGCCGCACACGCGGCTCTTCTCCACGGGAACGCGTTTGGACCGCTACCATGTCCCGGACGTCTCCGGTCGGCGCTATTCGATAGGCGTCGAGTTCGCCGATGTCCGGCCGGACCATGCGGCTCCGCTGCTGACGATCGGATCCCGATTCGGTGGTCTGGCGCTTTCCGTCGGCCCGGACGGCGTCCTGTTCGAGTACCTCTATGACCACGAGCACATCTGGGAGCTGCACGGCTCACTGAGTCGATCAGACTCTCACACCCTGACGCTCTCGCATGAACCGGTCGGTGAAGGCCGGGGTGGATTTGAGCTGACGTTGGATGGTGCTGTGGTCGGAGTCCTGGACTCGGTTCCGCTCTGGCCGGTGGCAGGCCTGGCTGGAGGGATGTACTGCGGCCGGTCGGGCGGCTCGGTGCCGAGCACGGTCATCGCGCCGCATGCGGTGTTCGACGCGCCCGGGTTCGAGGCATCGATCAGCATTCTCGACTTGGAACCGGGCGATGCGGGAAGTGAGCTTCGTGGCAGTCTCGCAGAACAGTAA
- a CDS encoding LacI family DNA-binding transcriptional regulator, producing the protein MPTSLDVARLAGVSQSTVSRALRDSPRVSPETRQRVRQAAEELEYVLQESGRSLSTRTSHRVAIISEALSNPYFAELVDYLRRLLAARGYKSVFLADSSDEILTSNMLTDGSYDGAVITTAARDSRLAADLRHREFPHVFVNRSVDDPLSVTCEFDNEKGAQLVAELLVKNGHKDIRMISGPSRFSTAYQRSSGLVVGLQRLGVDVGPDAIVECDYTIEGAGRAAALDILGGPNRPTALVCVNDFLAIGALNAARRLGIGVPDELTIIGFDDISYASWDLVALTTVRGDQQELASAGVAQLVEMMEGSTTPRRMVLDVDMVLRSTHGPATA; encoded by the coding sequence ATGCCGACGAGTCTTGACGTCGCACGTCTGGCGGGCGTCTCCCAATCGACCGTCTCGAGAGCACTGCGCGACTCACCGCGAGTCTCGCCCGAGACCAGGCAAAGAGTGCGCCAGGCAGCGGAGGAGCTGGAATACGTCCTTCAGGAGTCCGGGCGCTCCCTGTCCACGCGTACCAGTCATCGAGTAGCGATCATCTCTGAAGCACTCTCGAACCCGTACTTCGCGGAGCTCGTCGACTATCTGCGTCGGCTACTTGCTGCTAGGGGCTATAAGTCCGTCTTTCTCGCGGACAGTTCGGATGAGATCCTGACGAGCAACATGCTGACGGACGGATCGTACGATGGGGCCGTGATCACCACGGCCGCGAGGGATTCACGACTGGCCGCGGATCTCCGCCACAGGGAGTTTCCGCATGTCTTCGTGAACAGGTCCGTTGACGACCCGCTGAGCGTGACGTGTGAGTTCGACAACGAGAAGGGCGCTCAACTGGTCGCCGAGCTCTTGGTCAAGAACGGTCACAAGGACATCCGAATGATCTCGGGGCCAAGCCGTTTCTCAACCGCGTATCAGCGCTCGTCCGGCCTGGTCGTCGGCTTACAGCGGCTGGGCGTGGACGTGGGACCCGACGCGATTGTGGAATGCGATTACACGATCGAGGGTGCCGGTCGCGCAGCCGCCCTTGACATACTCGGCGGACCGAATCGTCCGACCGCGCTGGTGTGTGTGAACGACTTCTTGGCCATCGGCGCTCTCAATGCTGCTCGGCGGCTCGGCATCGGAGTGCCGGACGAACTCACGATCATCGGGTTCGATGACATCTCGTACGCATCGTGGGATCTTGTCGCCCTGACGACTGTGCGAGGGGACCAGCAGGAACTCGCCTCCGCGGGAGTCGCACAGCTCGTCGAGATGATGGAGGGGAGCACGACGCCTCGTCGCATGGTTCTCGACGTCGATATGGTCCTCAGATCTACACACGGCCCCGCCACCGCGTGA